Within the Tistrella mobilis genome, the region CGGCCCCCGGCCGGCTGGACGGGCTCTATGTGCTCTCGGACCTCTCGGTCAACACCGACGTCACCGACGTCGCCGGCTTTCGCGAGATGGTGATCCGCGACGATGCCCGCGGGCTGGTCCGGCTGGGCGACGTGGCCACGATCGAGCTGGGCGCCGCCTCCACCCAGACCAGTGCGGTGATGGATGGTGAGGCCGCGGTCTTTCTCGGTCTGTTTCCGACGCCGGCCGGCAACCCGCTGGTGATCGTCGACGGCATCCGCGATCTTCTGCCCGCGATCGGCAAGACCCTGCCGCCCGATGTCCGCGTCGATCTCGCCTATGAAAGTGCGGGCTTCATCCAGGCCTCGATCGACGAGGTGCTGCACACTCTGGTCGAGGCGCTGGTGATCGTGGTGGTGGTGATCTTCCTCTGCCTCGGCTCGTTGCGCAGCGTGCTGATCCCGGTTGTGACCATCCCGCTGTCGATGCTGGGGGCGGCGGCCCTGATGCTCGCCTTCGGGTTCAGTCTGAACCTGCTCACCCTGCTCGCCATGGTGCTGGCGATCGGGCTTGTGGTCGATGATGCGATCGTGGTGGTCGAGAATGTCCATCGCCATGTCGAGGAGGGGCGCACGCCCGTCGAGGCGGCGTTGATCGGCGCCCGCGAGGTGGCGGGGCCGGTGATCGCCATGACGCTGACGCTGGCTGCGGTCTATGCGCCGATCGGCCTGATGGGCGGGCTGACCGGGGCTCTCTTTCGGGAATTCGCCCTGACGCTGGCCGGATCGGTGGTGGTCTCGGGCGTGGTGGCGCTGACCCTCTCGCCGGTGATGAGTTCGCTGCTGCTGACGGCGAAGATCCACGAAAGCCGGATGGCGCGGATGACGGAACGGGTCTTCGGCGGGCTGACCCGCAGCTACGGGCATCTGCTCGGCCTGTCGCTGCGCCATCGCTGGGCAACCGGGCTGGTGGCGCTGGGCGTCTGCGTCAGCCTGCCGCTGCTCTACCAGATGCCGGCGCGGGAGCTGGCGCCGGTCGAGGATCAGGCCTCGGTCCTGGCGGCGATCAAGTCGCCTCAGCATGCCAATCTCGCCTATGCCGAGCGGTTTGCGGCCCGGCTGGACGAGGTGTTCGCGGCGATGCCCGAGACGGTCGGCACCTGGATCATCAATGGCACCGACGGGCCGTCTGCAAGCTTCGGTGGCGCCAATCTCTCCCGCTGGGAGGCCCGCAGCCGCACGGCGTCGGACGTCCAGGCGGGGTTGCAGCAGGCGGTGGCCGAGGTGGAAGGCAGCGCGATCTTCGTGTTCCAGCCGGCGCCGCTGCCCGGCTCCACCGGCGGCCTGCCGGTGCAGATGGTGCTGCGCACGCCCGAACCTCATGACGTGCTCTACCGCACCATGGAAGAGATCAAGCAGCGGGCGCGGGAGAGCGGGCTGTTCGTGGTGGTCGACGGCGATCTGGACTACGACCGGCCCGTGGTGCAGGTGTCGGTCGACCGGAACAAGGCGGCGAGCCTGGGCATCGCCATGGCCGATATCGGCGAGACGCTGGCGGTGCTGGTGGGCGAGAATTACGTCAACCGCTTCGCCATGGCCGGCCGGTCCTATGACGTGATCCCGCAGAGCGAGAGAGCCGGGCGTCTGACGCCGGACGCCCTCGGCCGCCAGTTCCTGCGCAGCCGCGACGGCACGCTGGTACCGCTTCGGGCGGTCGCGGAGATCTCGATGCGGGTGGAGCCCAACCGGCTCAGCCAGTTCGACCAGCAGAATGCCGCGACCATACAGACCATTCCGGCACCGGGCGTCTCCATGGGGCAGGCGGTCGCGTTTCTCGACGCCGAGGCGCGGGCCTTGCCGGCCGGGTTCAGCCATGACTGGCAGTCGGATTCGCGCCAATACGTTCAGGAAGGGGCGAGCCTGGCCATCGCCTTCCTGGCGGCGCTGGTGGTGATCTATCTGGTGCTGGCCGCCCAGTATGAGAGCCTGGTCGACCCGCTGATCATCCTGATCACGGTGCCGCTGTCGATCTGCGGGGCGCTGGCGCCGCTGGCGATGGGGGCCGCCACGCTCAACATCTACACCCAGATCGGCCTGGTCACCCTGATCGGGCTGATCGCCAAACACGGCATCCTGATGGTCGAGTTTGCCAACGAATTGCAGCTGCATGAAGGGCTGTCGCGGCGCGAGGCGATCCGGCGGGCGGCGGAGATCCGGCTCCGGCCGGTGTTGATGACCACGGCGGCCATGGTCTTCGGCCTGGTGCCGCTGCTCTTTGCCGCAGGGGCGGGGGCCGCAAGCCGCTTTGGCCTTGGGGTGGTGATCGTCTCGGGCATGATGGTCGGCACGCTGTTCACCCTGTTCGTGCTGCCGACCGTCTATACCGTGCTCGCCCGCGATCACCGCCCGGGGCATGCAGGGGTGCCACAGGAGGGGATCGTGCAGAACGGGGCTGCGTCGAAGACGTCTTGATCCCGTCGGATCGAGGTGCCAAATCAGGGCACGACAGACGGCATGGGTTCCGTCGCCCGAAAGCCGCAGAGAGGATCAGGTCCGATGTTCATCCAGACCGAGCGGACGCCCAATCCGCTGACGCTGAAGTTCCTGCCCGGCCGCGAAGTGGCCGAGGGTGGTGCCCAGTTCGCGCGCGGCGACGATACCGCCCGCTCGCCGCTGGCCGGCACCCTGCTTGCCATCGACGGCGTCGAAGGCATCTATCTGGGGGCCGATTTCGTCTCGGTCACCAAGTCCGAACAGGCCGACTGGATGCTGCTGAAGCCGCTGATCCTGTCGGACATCATGGAGCACTTCACCTCGGGCCGGCCCGTGCTGACCGGTGAAGGCGATGCGGCCGCGGCCCCGGCCGTGGACGAGGACGAGGTGACGGCGACCATCCGCGAGCTGATCGATACCCGGGTCCGCCCGGCCGTGGCCCAGGATGGCGGCGACATCGTGTTCGAGGGTTTCGATCACGGCATCGTCTATCTGCAGATGCATGGTGCCTGCTCGGGCTGCCCCAGCTCGACCATGACGCTCAAGAACGGCATCGAGACCATGCTCAAGCACTATGTGCCCGAGGTGGTCGAGGTCCGTCAGGTCTGAGCCGACCTTCCACGTGATGACACGCCGCTACCGTCTCACCTGCCTGGTCGTCGCCGTTGCGGCCGGGCTGGTCGCGTTCGGGTCCGCTCTGGGCGTGCTGCCGCGACCGGCCGGCGGTTTCGGCCTGTCGCCGGCGACGCTCGCGGCCCTGGATCTCCGCCGTGCGGAGGCGGCGGCGCCCGGGGCGCTGCCGGCCGAACTGGCCGGTGCGCTCGATACCGACACCCGCAAGGCCCTGTTTCGCGACACGCTCGACCCCGCCATCCGGGCGGTGAATGCCCGGGTGCGGCTGGAACGGGCGCTGGTGACGCTGGCGGCCGATGCCCGGGCGGAAGGACGCCGGCCGCCGCGCGGGCTGGAGGCGCGGGTCGCGGCTATCGCCGCCGCTACGGCGTTCCCGCCGACGATCCGGTGCGCCTGCTGGTGCGGGTGGACACCGTGCCGCCGGCCCTGATCACCGCTCAGGCGGCCCTGGAAAGCGGCTGGGGCCGCTCCCGCCTGGCGCACGAGGCCCATGCACTGTTCGGCGAACGGGCCTGGCGGCTGGCCGACGGGGTGATGCCGCTGGCGCGCAAGCGCGGGGCGGCCCATGTCGCGCGCGCCTTCCCCGACATCACCGCTTCGGTCGCGGCCTATGTCCACAATCTGAACACCCACCGCGCCTATGCCGCCTTCCGGCGCCATCGCGCCGAGGCGCGGCTGGACGGCACCCTGCCTGATCCGCTGCAGCTGGCGGGCGGCCTCAGCGCCTATTCGGAGCTGGGGCCGCGCTATGTCGCCAAGCTCAGGGCAATGATCCGCGGCGTCACCCGCGACGACGAGATGGCTCAGTCCGAGGCACCGCCACCATCGGGATCGGGCAGCGATGCCACGATCAGCGACCAGGCCTCGTCATAGGCGGCGGTAACGACTTCGGCCACGCGGGCCTGGCCGACCTGACGGACCTCTTCGATCGCGATCTCGATCCGGGTCGCCGCCTGATGCAGGCGCTGGCTGACCCGCTGATCCAGCGGCATGCCGACCAGGCCTT harbors:
- a CDS encoding glucosaminidase domain-containing protein; amino-acid sequence: MRLLVRVDTVPPALITAQAALESGWGRSRLAHEAHALFGERAWRLADGVMPLARKRGAAHVARAFPDITASVAAYVHNLNTHRAYAAFRRHRAEARLDGTLPDPLQLAGGLSAYSELGPRYVAKLRAMIRGVTRDDEMAQSEAPPPSGSGSDATISDQASS
- a CDS encoding MexW/MexI family multidrug efflux RND transporter permease subunit, translated to MSFTDIFVRRPVLALVVSMLILLGGAVSLGQLPIRQYPALESATITVTTDYPGASAELMQGFVTQPITQAVSSVEGIDYLSSSSVQGRSTVTIRMELNRDSTRAMTEVMAKVSSVRYRLPEAAYDPVIERSAGDSTAVAYVGFSSDTLPMPALTDYLSRVVEPMFSGIDGVAKVQVFGGQKLAMRLWLDPDRLAARGLTGADVAAALRSNNVQAAPGRLDGLYVLSDLSVNTDVTDVAGFREMVIRDDARGLVRLGDVATIELGAASTQTSAVMDGEAAVFLGLFPTPAGNPLVIVDGIRDLLPAIGKTLPPDVRVDLAYESAGFIQASIDEVLHTLVEALVIVVVVIFLCLGSLRSVLIPVVTIPLSMLGAAALMLAFGFSLNLLTLLAMVLAIGLVVDDAIVVVENVHRHVEEGRTPVEAALIGAREVAGPVIAMTLTLAAVYAPIGLMGGLTGALFREFALTLAGSVVVSGVVALTLSPVMSSLLLTAKIHESRMARMTERVFGGLTRSYGHLLGLSLRHRWATGLVALGVCVSLPLLYQMPARELAPVEDQASVLAAIKSPQHANLAYAERFAARLDEVFAAMPETVGTWIINGTDGPSASFGGANLSRWEARSRTASDVQAGLQQAVAEVEGSAIFVFQPAPLPGSTGGLPVQMVLRTPEPHDVLYRTMEEIKQRARESGLFVVVDGDLDYDRPVVQVSVDRNKAASLGIAMADIGETLAVLVGENYVNRFAMAGRSYDVIPQSERAGRLTPDALGRQFLRSRDGTLVPLRAVAEISMRVEPNRLSQFDQQNAATIQTIPAPGVSMGQAVAFLDAEARALPAGFSHDWQSDSRQYVQEGASLAIAFLAALVVIYLVLAAQYESLVDPLIILITVPLSICGALAPLAMGAATLNIYTQIGLVTLIGLIAKHGILMVEFANELQLHEGLSRREAIRRAAEIRLRPVLMTTAAMVFGLVPLLFAAGAGAASRFGLGVVIVSGMMVGTLFTLFVLPTVYTVLARDHRPGHAGVPQEGIVQNGAASKTS
- a CDS encoding NifU family protein — protein: MFIQTERTPNPLTLKFLPGREVAEGGAQFARGDDTARSPLAGTLLAIDGVEGIYLGADFVSVTKSEQADWMLLKPLILSDIMEHFTSGRPVLTGEGDAAAAPAVDEDEVTATIRELIDTRVRPAVAQDGGDIVFEGFDHGIVYLQMHGACSGCPSSTMTLKNGIETMLKHYVPEVVEVRQV